In Carya illinoinensis cultivar Pawnee chromosome 10, C.illinoinensisPawnee_v1, whole genome shotgun sequence, one DNA window encodes the following:
- the LOC122279812 gene encoding uncharacterized protein LOC122279812, translating into MIYSLRKVQSFLTPMELKSRITTILFLFLLITVPYVSRGDSNELDPEVYEIDYRGPETHSSVNPPHDRSHGKQPLIHGKRVLKPPKSKGVRVTDMGGKAKKTRG; encoded by the exons ATGATTTATAGCCTCAGAAAAGTTCAGTCTTTTCTTACTCCAATGGAGCTCAAGTCTAGAATCACCACCATCCTGTTTCTCTTTCTCCTGATCACTGTGCCTTATGTTTCaagag GGGACTCTAATGAGTTGGATCCGGAGGTGTACGAAATTGATTATAGAGGTCCGGAGACCCATTCATCAGTTAATCCTCCGCATGATCGCTCTCATGGAAAACAACCTTTGATTCATGGAAAACGTGTTCTTAAACCACCCAAATCCAAGGGCGTAAGGGTGACTGATATGGGAGGAAAA GCCAAGAAAACTCGTGGATAG